The genome window CTGCTTGTGCCTATAAATTCTATCCTCAAATAACTATTGGTGAGGGTTGTGAGGGATGTCAAAAATGTGCCGATGTCTGCCCTAGAGGAGTTCTTGAATTCGATGAAAAGGCTAAAGAAGTCAAAGTAGTTGATTTAGAAAACTGTTCCATGTGTAAAAGTTGTTTCAGAGCATGTGAAGCTCGAAGAATAAATATCGGGTTTGATGACCAGAAATTCATTTTCACGATCGAAACTGACGGTTCAACACCTCCGGAAGAGGTTTTAATCAAAGCTTGTGACGTTTTATCAGAAAAAGCGGACAAGATTATTGATATTTTGTGAAGGAGGCTAATCAATGGTAAGAAAAATTATCAAGACTAACCCTAACATTACTGAACTTATTAGGAATCTTAAGAAAAAATCCAACTCAGAAGAAGCAGCTATCTGGAAAGATGTTGCAAAAAGGCTGGGAAGATCTACTCGTAGAAAAGCTCAAGTTAACTTATCTACTATAAATAGACATTCCAGTGATGATGAAACAGTTTTAGTACCTGGAAAAGTTTTAGGAAGTGGAGATCTTAACCACAAAGTACAAGTGGTAGCTCTAGGCTTCTCTAAATCAGCCCAAGAAAAAATTGAAAGTGCAGGTGGAGAGTGCCTTGATATTGGTACCGCTATGGAACAAAATCCTAAAGGTAGCAACATCAGAATCTTAGAATAAAATAACGTGGTGTTTTTATGATTATCGACGGAGACGGACACATCTTGGGAAGACTTGCCAGTGTGGTAAGTAAAAAACTTCTCGATGGAGAAAATGTGGTAGTGCTCAATGCAGAGAAGATAATTATCACTGGATCAACGGATTGGGCTTACGCCAGATACAAACAAAGACTCGACAGGGCTAGTATCTCTAACCCTAGGAGAATGGGTCCTAAATATCCTAGAAGACCAGATGATATATTCAGAAGAACTGTAAGAGGAATGATACCTTACCGGAAAACTTCAGGTAGAGCAGCTTACAAAAACCTTAAGGCTTTTGTTGGTGTTCCTCGTGAATTTTTGGAAGTAGAGGCTTCTAAAGTTCCTGAAGCTCAAGCAAGGGATATTAAGAAAAATACAGATCTTGGAGAAATTTCTAAGCTTTTAGGAGCTAAATTTTAATCTAAAGATTATATTTAATTAGGATGTGTAACGATGAAGAAAGTTGTTCATACAAGTGGAAAAAGGAAAACTGCCATTGCTAGAGGCACATTCCACGAGGGAAAAGGAAGGATTCGGATAAATAAATGTCCTGTAGAACTCTACGATCCAGAACTTGCCCGCCAGAAAATTGCTGAACCAATAACCTTAGCTGGTGATGTCATTAATGATGTTGACATTGATGTTAAAGTCATTGGTGGAGGAGTTATGGGTCAAGCTGAAGCGGCCCGTATGGTTATTGCTAAAGGCCTGGTCCAGTGGACCAATGATATGGATCTCAAAGAAAAGTTCGTCCAGTACGATAGAACTATGCTCGTAGGAGACCCTAGACGTTCTGAACCTAAGAAATATGGTGGAAGAGGCGCTCGAGCACGAAGACAGAAGAGTTATCGATAAATTCGATAATTTTTTTTCATATTTTTTATCCATACAAATTTATATTAATTCGTATTAAAAATATAATAAAAAAAAAGATTGATGATTTGTTATGATCCCAATACGATGTATAAGCTGTGGTAAAGCAGTTTCAGCATATTTTGATGAATATCAAAATAGGACCGCCGAAGGTGAAGATCCTAAAGTGGTTTTAGATGATCTGGGACTTTCCAGATACTGTTGTAGAAGAATGTTAATTGCCCATGTTGAGACCTGGTAAAAGGGGACCGTAGGGTAGCTTGGTCCATCCTCCCAGCCATTGAACAATTTAAAGTTATGTATTAAGCATAATTGGTCTATTATTTGCCAATTATAATGAGTTATTCCAGATAATTTAAGAAATTTTAATATTTATCGGGATTAATATAATTCTTTCAACTGGAACGGGGATGGTCAACACCGGAACGCTGGAGACCCGAGTTCAAATCTCGGCGGTCCCATCATTTTAACTTCAGTTATTCTTGTTAAGGAATATAATATAAAATATTATAAAATTCTTGATAAGTTTAATAACTCGAAAGTTTAATAATATTATATCTCAACTCAGATGCAAGAATTATATTTTTTAATCAAGTGATTCAACATTACAGATTTAAATTTATTGATTCCTGCTGAATTTACGAATTCAAAAAGAATTCAAAGAATCACCTTAATGATCTTGGAGGAGAGATTTAATGGTATCAAGTAAATTAACCCGATTTGAAAAAGCTAGAATTATAGGTGCAAGAGCTCTTCAGCTTTCTATGGGAGCAAAACCTTTAGTTAAGGTACCTGACTCTCTGGACCCTATAGACATAGCTACTTTAGAACTTAAAAAGAAAGTTATCCCTTTAGATATAAGAAAATAACCACTAATTAAACCACTATTTTTTCATAAGAGGTGTTTTTGTGGATAGCGTTATTGAAGACGTCCGTGTACGTAAAATTTTAGATAGTAGAGGAAACCCTACTCTAGAAGTGGATGTCATAACATGGAATGGTTTTGGCCGTGCCGCTGCACCCAGCGGTGCCAGTACTGGTTCCAGAGAAGTTGTGGCCTTCCCTGAAGGTGGGGTAGACAAAATAATCGGTGAAGTAGAAGATGTAATATCTTCTGAATTGATTGGAATGGATGCCGAAGACCTGCAAGATATCGATATGGTCTTAAAAGAAATTGATGGAACTGAAAATCTTTCCTCAATTGGTGGTAATACCACTGTGGCTGTTTCCATGGCCGTGGCCAAGGCAGCTGCTGCATCATATAATATGCCCCTATATAAGTTTTTAGGAGGCAATATGAAAACTGAAATTCCATATCCTTTAGGTAATATGATTAATGGGGGAGCGCATGCTGGTAAACACGCTCCAGATATTCAGGAATTTTTAATTGTTCCTGTAGGTGCCAGCAACATTACTGAAGCAGTATTTGCAAATTCTAATGTTCACAAAAGATTAAAAGAGCTTATTCAAGTCAAAGATAAATTTTTCACTGGTGGAAAAGGTGATGAAGGTGGATGGGCCCCTAATATTTCAAATGACGATGCCTTAGAAATGCAGGCTAAAGCCTGTGAAGAAGTCGGAGATGAAATGGGAATTAAAATAAGGCCTTCTCTGGACATGGCAGCTAGTGAAATGTGGGATACTTCCCAGGAAAAATATATCTACGGCCAAGAGAACATTGCTCGAGATACTGGAGAGCAAATTGAATTTGTAAAAGAAATTATTGAAACTTACCATATGTTATATGTGGAAGATCCACTGGATGAAGCTGACTTTGCTGGATTCTCAGAATTGACAGCTAAAATAGGAGATAAATGCCTTATTTGTGGTGATGACCTTTTTGTAACTAACAAGAATATATTACAGGAAGGAATTGATCAGAAGTCTGGAAATTCTATTATAATTAAACCTAATCAGATTGGAACTCTCACTGACACTTATGAAACTGTTAAATTAGCTAAAGAGAATCAATACGTTCCTGTAGTATCGCACCGTTCTGGTGAAACTACTGATGAAACTATTGCCCATCTAGCTGTTGCTTTCTCAGCTCCTTTAATAAAAACTGGAGCTTTAGGTGGAGAAAGAATAGCTAAACTAAATGAACTTATACGTATTGAAGAAGAGCTTTCCAATCCTTCAATGGCTATTTTGGATAAATAAGTTTTGACTTAATTGGTCAATTGAATAATTAAATCATTAATTATTCATTATTTTTATTTATCAAACTAAAAAACCCATGATTTTTCAAATTATATGGTCTATTGAAGTTATTACAATCATAGTTCAGTTTATTTGAACTTTAAGAATATTAAAACGGTAATCTTATAGATTATCCTAACTGTATATAATCAAAGTAAACTGAATAGGAATATTTAATACTGATGATTTTATAAAGTTGACGAGTTTAATCTATTAAATTGTTGAAAAAATGCATCATGTTAATCTATCTATAATGTTAGAATTACAGAGCTATTATTAAAAATTTTAAAAATGAGGTGATATTTTGTCAGAACTATTAATCCCACTGGACAAGTACTTAGCAGCAGGTTTACACATTGGAACTCAACAGAAAACTGGAGATATGGAAAGATACATCTATCGAGTAAGATCTGATGGTTTGTATGTTTTGGATGTTCGCAAAACCAATGATAGGATCATTGAAGCATCAAAATTCTTAGCCAAATACGACGTTGATGATATATTAGTTGTATCTACCCGACAATACGGACAAGCTCCTGTAAAAAAATTCGGGCAAGTTACCAGTGCTAAAACTATACCTGGACGTTTCATACCTGGAACTTTAACCAATCCTAATTATGCTAAATTCATAGAACCAAAAGTACTGGTTGTAACTGATCCTAGATCTGACTCTCAGGCCATTATTGAAGCTAAACAAATAGGAATTCCTGTTGTTGGTCTATGTGATACTGAGAACTTACTAGGTAATGTTGACTTTGCTCTTCCTGTTAACAACAAAGGTAGAAAGGCTATTGCTCTTGTTTACTGGTTACTGGCCAGACAATTATTAAGGCAAAAAGGCATAATTAAAGAAGATGAAGACTTAGATATTCCAGCTACTGAATTTGAGCTGAAAATCTAATAACTTAAATTTTTTAATTAAATTGTATCAAATAAATATTCATAAATTAAAATTCAATAATTGAATATATTGTAATTTAATTATTGAATTGATTTATTAAAGATTATTAAACATTAAAATATTATAAAAAGATTAAAATCGGCAGTGATTTTATGATAAGGAAACCTGCAGTGGCAGGAATTTTCTATGAAGATGATCCGGAATCTCTAAAAAAGAGAATTGAATGGTGTTTTAAACATAGTTTAGGTCCTGGACAAATTCCTGAAGAGGGCAAAAATCGCGAAATAAAAGGTGTTGTTGCGCCCCATGCAGGATTTATTTATTCTGGACCTGTTGCTGCCCATTCTTATTCTGAGATTGTAAAAGACGGCTTTCCAGAAACTTTTATTATATTATGTCCTAACCATACTGGAATTGGTTATGGGGTTTCTGTTGCAAAGGAAGGAGTTTGGAGTACTCCCTTAGGCGATGTTGAAATAGACATGGAATTTGCCAATGAATTATTGAACGATTCCGGCATTATTGATTCTGATTTAACCGCACACTCTCAAGAACACAGCTGCGAAGTTCATATTCCTTTTTTACAATATTTCCAAAAGGAATTTAAAATTGTGCCTATATCTATATGGATGCAGGATTTGGAAACTTCCCATGAAATTGCTAGGGCTTTAATAAATGCAATACAGAAACTTGAAAGAGATGTAGTTATCATTGCCAGCACGGACTTTACTCATTATGAAACTCAGGAAGTAGCTTCTAGAAATGACCATTATGTTTTGGAATCAATTGAAAAAATGGACGAAAAACAGATGATGGATAGAATTTCTAAACTTAATGTTACTATGTGTGGCTATGGCCCCGTAGCAACCACAATTTTAGTTTCTAAGATGCTAAATGCCTCTTGTGGAAAACTATTGAAATATGCTACTAGTGGTGATATCACTGGTGATTTTTCGTCTGTAGTGGGATATGCTTCAGCTGTTTTTAAGTAGTAACAATTCATTAGCGAATGGATTCAATTACTATTTAAAGCACTAATATTGGAATTAGGATATTTTGTTTAATCTAATGCCGTAAAATATGCTATAATAATGCTACAATTTACTAAATCTTTTTTAAACAGTGATACAATATTTACATATACAATTTATTTATATAGATATCTTATCGATTTATATGCAATCTGTAGCTTCTGCACCGGGAAAGGCCATTCTTTTTGGTGAGCATGCTGTTGTTTTTGGTAAACCAGCTATTGCTTTCGCAGTTGATAGAAGGGCCACCATAACCATAAAGAAAGGAAGTATAGATACTACTTTTGATTCTCCTATTTTAAATCTAAAAGCAGAACTTGACTTGATTGAGGGGAATATAAAGTTAATTAAAGGCCATTCAGGTATTGTGAAATATGTTCTTGAGGCTGTTTTAAAACGGCATGATGGATCACCTATTGATATAATATTGGATATGGAAATGCCTATTGGAGCAGGACTAGGATCCTCAGCTGCAGTTACGGTGGCCACTCTAGCTGCTCTGGAGAATTATCATCAAAGAGATATTTCTGTTTCTAAAATTGCTAAAATGGCTCATGAAATTGAGATTAAAGTTCAAAGATCAGCTAGTCCTCTTGATACTACAATTAGTGCATTTGGTGGTATAATTTATCTATCGGAACATTCTGAAGTTATTCCTTTGAAATTAGATTTAGAAGATTCCATGGTGATTGGTTATACTTCCAGCAGAGGCAACACCGGTGAAATGGTTGCTGGTGTAAAAAAAAGAAGAGATTTAAATCCAGAAATTATGGATCCCGTCATTGATTCTATAGGAAATATTACAAATAAAGCAAAATCTTTACTTAACCTGGAAAACTTAAGTAATGAGAAAATGGAAGCATTGGGAGAATTAATGAATATTAATCATGGCCTTCTTGATGCTATAGGAGTAAATACTCTTGAACTCTCAGATATGGTTTATATTGCTCGTAAAGCTGGAGCTATAGGATCTAAAATTACAGGTGCTGGTGGTGGGGGCAGTATAATTGCTTTGTGTAATGGTGATGGGGAGCGGGTTCTTCTTGAATTGAAAAAAAAGGAAAATGCCATAAAAGCTGATTTTTCAAGAAAAGGCATAATAATCCATTAAATTAAGATGTTTAATTTACTTATATACTGAAATAGTTAATAGGATGAAATATTTGAATAATATTCAAGAATATTTA of Methanobacteriales archaeon HGW-Methanobacteriales-1 contains these proteins:
- a CDS encoding 50S ribosomal protein L18e, which codes for MVRKIIKTNPNITELIRNLKKKSNSEEAAIWKDVAKRLGRSTRRKAQVNLSTINRHSSDDETVLVPGKVLGSGDLNHKVQVVALGFSKSAQEKIESAGGECLDIGTAMEQNPKGSNIRILE
- a CDS encoding 50S ribosomal protein L13, with the translated sequence MIIDGDGHILGRLASVVSKKLLDGENVVVLNAEKIIITGSTDWAYARYKQRLDRASISNPRRMGPKYPRRPDDIFRRTVRGMIPYRKTSGRAAYKNLKAFVGVPREFLEVEASKVPEAQARDIKKNTDLGEISKLLGAKF
- a CDS encoding 30S ribosomal protein S9, whose product is MKKVVHTSGKRKTAIARGTFHEGKGRIRINKCPVELYDPELARQKIAEPITLAGDVINDVDIDVKVIGGGVMGQAEAARMVIAKGLVQWTNDMDLKEKFVQYDRTMLVGDPRRSEPKKYGGRGARARRQKSYR
- a CDS encoding DNA-directed RNA polymerase subunit N — translated: MIPIRCISCGKAVSAYFDEYQNRTAEGEDPKVVLDDLGLSRYCCRRMLIAHVETW
- a CDS encoding DNA-directed RNA polymerase subunit K; its protein translation is MVSSKLTRFEKARIIGARALQLSMGAKPLVKVPDSLDPIDIATLELKKKVIPLDIRK
- the eno gene encoding phosphopyruvate hydratase, whose amino-acid sequence is MDSVIEDVRVRKILDSRGNPTLEVDVITWNGFGRAAAPSGASTGSREVVAFPEGGVDKIIGEVEDVISSELIGMDAEDLQDIDMVLKEIDGTENLSSIGGNTTVAVSMAVAKAAAASYNMPLYKFLGGNMKTEIPYPLGNMINGGAHAGKHAPDIQEFLIVPVGASNITEAVFANSNVHKRLKELIQVKDKFFTGGKGDEGGWAPNISNDDALEMQAKACEEVGDEMGIKIRPSLDMAASEMWDTSQEKYIYGQENIARDTGEQIEFVKEIIETYHMLYVEDPLDEADFAGFSELTAKIGDKCLICGDDLFVTNKNILQEGIDQKSGNSIIIKPNQIGTLTDTYETVKLAKENQYVPVVSHRSGETTDETIAHLAVAFSAPLIKTGALGGERIAKLNELIRIEEELSNPSMAILDK
- a CDS encoding 30S ribosomal protein S2, whose translation is MSELLIPLDKYLAAGLHIGTQQKTGDMERYIYRVRSDGLYVLDVRKTNDRIIEASKFLAKYDVDDILVVSTRQYGQAPVKKFGQVTSAKTIPGRFIPGTLTNPNYAKFIEPKVLVVTDPRSDSQAIIEAKQIGIPVVGLCDTENLLGNVDFALPVNNKGRKAIALVYWLLARQLLRQKGIIKEDEDLDIPATEFELKI
- the mvk gene encoding mevalonate kinase, with amino-acid sequence MQSVASAPGKAILFGEHAVVFGKPAIAFAVDRRATITIKKGSIDTTFDSPILNLKAELDLIEGNIKLIKGHSGIVKYVLEAVLKRHDGSPIDIILDMEMPIGAGLGSSAAVTVATLAALENYHQRDISVSKIAKMAHEIEIKVQRSASPLDTTISAFGGIIYLSEHSEVIPLKLDLEDSMVIGYTSSRGNTGEMVAGVKKRRDLNPEIMDPVIDSIGNITNKAKSLLNLENLSNEKMEALGELMNINHGLLDAIGVNTLELSDMVYIARKAGAIGSKITGAGGGGSIIALCNGDGERVLLELKKKENAIKADFSRKGIIIH